Proteins encoded within one genomic window of Anastrepha ludens isolate Willacy chromosome 4, idAnaLude1.1, whole genome shotgun sequence:
- the LOC128860893 gene encoding dynactin subunit 1, with protein MSERSLKVGARVDITGKDLQGTVAYIGMTSFAVGKWVGVVLDEPKGKNNGQIKGQTYFECAENCGMFVRPTQIRVIGGTPDSKKSLEDIADSASSGSSVRMSIAQPTKARLSGSRSSLSSSRQSLGGSRSQLSASLIERSGSTASSSSGGRKSLQPPSVTARDHIAGSATASSSSIPTAEGGSSGGNGSASHSTSKRASFVETGFLEILKPQFTPLQPMRSPSFTAVPPGPTAEEKAAAAEQQKLIDDLQTQVTDLTEKLETLKQRRSEDKERLREFDKMKIQFEQLQEFRSKIMTAQASLQKELQRAKQETKDAIEARERHAQEMSELADNVELITLDKEMAEEKADTLQLELDSAKERIEELQVDLELLRSEMQNKAETSIGDIAGEGGGMSTYEFKQLEQQNLRLKETLVRLRDLSAHDKHDIQKLTKELEMKKSEVAELERTKEKLSSKIDELEATVADLQEQVDAALGAEEMVEQLAEKKMELEDKVKMLEEEVAQLEALEEVHEQLVESNHELEMDLREELDLMSAARKEALRERDAAIETIYDRDQTITKFRELVQKLNEQLLDLRDRTTNNDQKSLQDPSVKIASETIDYKQMFAESKAYTRAIDVQLRQIELSQANEHVQMLTAFMPESFMSRGGDHDSILVILLISRIVFKCGIVVSQTRERFPAVDNITREAVFQGHTVQQYAFKCRLMHYIHNLQCALHQILYGLNSCQPDTLLRAGNSLPEMIAQEKTIDGIIELLKSNQLDENSTTENIEKCVAFFNAMNSVLLAGEDLLNETQMIRDCVAALGSACESILNDVTIGRTIIREGGETSDSILLMQYLNEQTEAIKQQVKLIKRRLPQDQHVIKCGISPLKLEAMRQITQSLSRIMSVMHSATKQAVQVIAASIESDNTAEHTVEHAKFWELLTQACERVYEQDDRGPSQNFKGMLSQANIDLQQLAQYLLDKEYEIMSLANQKQEKPISPIISRAQLIKKQLEQKNVLAATLENREADIKQLKLAAKLKQNELSEMQIRKDLAEKKLSVLQSEFEHTVEKWKRQYEETHAQLEKLQKKEKEYEDTLDHLQSDIEALESEKSTLREKLKSTGGTKRFADSSLSSTSGSGGAFSSHGVSGSTPLIAEELQLLKTVFHNERSSRLRMQAQQIRDKLKKFEPIYVPQPKDKRITELEAELTRMKHAWALSLLQAGPKPDATGIESIVALQRRNQQVPAKSEISSRASHLAAEILTEYLQRNPHRAANCEFAAFPTVEVKRVLKL; from the exons ATGTCGGAGAGGAGTTTAAAAGTAGGCGCGCGGGTCGATATAACCGGCAAGGATCTGCAAGGAACCGTTGCCTATATTGGTATGACCAGCTTCGCCGTTGGCAAGTGGGTGGGCGTGGTACTTGATGAACCGAAAGGTAAAAACAATGGTCAAATCAAAGGCCAGACATATTTTGAATGCGCGGAAAATTGTGGCATGTTTGTACGCCCGACGCAAATTCGAGTCATTGGTGGCACTCCCGATTCCAAGAAGTCTTTAGAAGATATAGCCGATTCGGCAAGTAGTGGCAGCAGCGTTAGAATGTCCATAGCCCAACCCACTAAAGCACGGTTGAGCGGGTCTAGGAGCTCGCTCTCTTCCAGCCGCCAATCATTGGGAGGTTCACGTTCGCAGCTCTCAGCTTCGTTAATAGAACGAAGCGGCAGCACAGCAAGTAGTTCCAGTGGCGGCCGGAAGAGTTTGCAACCACCCAGCGTTACAGCTAGGGATCATATTGCTGGCTCTGCAACAGCATCCAGTTCGTCCATTCCCACAGCTGAAGGTGGGAGTAGCGGTGGCAATGGTAGTGCCTCGCATTCTACCTCGAAACGTGCTTCCTTCGTCGAAACTGGTTTCCTTGAGATTCTGAAGCCGCAATTCACGCCATTGCAGCCAATGCGCTCGCCTTCTTTTACCGCTGTGCCGCCTGGCCCCACCGCTGAAGAGAAGGCAGCAGCCGCTGAGCAACAGAAACTTATCGACGATCTGCAAACTCAAGTTACCGATCTGACCGAGAAACTAGAAACGCTCAAGCAACGCCGCAGCGAAGACAAAGAACGACTACGCGAATTcgataaaatgaaaattcagtTTGAGCAGTTGCAAGAATTCCGTAGCAAAATCATGACTGCACAAGCATCGTTGCAAAAGGAGTTACAGCGCGctaaacaagaaacaaaagaCGCCATCGAAGCGCGCGAAAGACATGCCCAAGAAATGTCTGAATTGGCTGATAATGTTGAACTTATCACCTTGGACAAAGAAATGGCAGAAGAAAAAGCAGATACACTGCAACTCGAATTGGACTCCGCCAAGGAGCGAATTGAAGAATTACAAGTGGACTTGGAATTATTGCGTTCAGAGATGCAAAACAAAGCTGAAACATCAATTGGTGATATCGCTGGCGAAGGTGGTGGCATGTCAACCTATGAATTCAAGCAGTTGGaacagcaaaatttacgcttaaaAGAGACGTTAGTGCGTTTGCGTGACTTGTCTGCGCACGATAAACACGACATACAGAAACTTACAAAAGAATTGGAAATGAAGAAGTCGGAAGTGGCCGAGTTGGAACGCACAAAGGAAAAACTGTCAAGCAAAATTGATGAATTGGAGGCGACAGTCGCCGACTTGCAG GAGCAAGTCGATGCTGCACTTGGCGCCGAAGAAATGGTTGAGCAATTGGCCGAAAAGAAAATGGAGCTGGAAGACAAAGTGAAAATGCTGGAGGAAGAGGTGGCACAGCTGGAAGCGCTTGAAGAAGTACACGAACAGCTGGTAGAAAGCAACCACGAACTTGAAATGGACTTGCGTGAGGAATTGGATTTGATGAGTGCAGCGCGCAAAGAGGCACTGCGCGAACGTGACGCGGCTATTGAAACGATCTACGATCGCGATCAGACAATCACAAAATTCCGCGAGCTGGTTCAGAAATTGAACGAACAGTTGTTGGACTTGCGCGATCGCACAACCAACAATGACCAGAAATCGCTGCAAGATCCCAGCGTAAAGATTGCCAGTGAAACAATCGACTATAAGCAGATGTTTGCTGAATCGAAAGCTTACACGCGCGCCATTGATGTGCAGTTGCGCCAAATCGAGCTATCGCAGGCTAACGAACACGTGCAAATGCTGACCGCCTTCATGCCGGAATCGTTCATGAGCCGTGGTGGGGATCACGATTCAATTCTGGTTATTTTGCTAATCTCACGCATCGTCTTCAAGTGTGGCATCGTAGTGAGCCAAACACGGGAGCGTTTCCCAGCTGTGGACAATATAACGCGCGAGGCAGTTTTTCAGGGGCACACTGTGCAGCAATACGCTTTCAAGTGCCGCCTCATGCACTACATCCACAACTTGCAATGCGCGCTTCACCAAATTCTCTATGGACTAAACAGCTGCCAGCCAGATACACTGTTGCGCGCCGGTAATTCACTGCCCGAAATGATCGCACAGGAGAAAACCATCGATGGTATTATTGAGTTGTTGAAGTCAAATCAATTGGATGAGAATTCCACCACAGAAAATATCGAAAAGTGTGTGGCCTTCTTCAATGCCATGAACTCTGTGTTACTAGCCGGCGAGGATCTACTCAATGAAACACAAATGATACGCGATTGTGTTGCTGCGCTGGGCTCGGCTTGTGAGTCGATTTTGAATGATGTCACCATAGGGCGCACCATCATACGCGAAGGTGGCGAAACCAGCGACTCAATACTGTTAATGCAGTACCTTAACGAGCAAACGGAAGCGATCAAACAGCAAGTAAAGCTCATTAAACGTCGTTTACCACAGGATCAACATGTAATCAAGTGCGGCATATCGCCACTTAAACTAGAAGCGATGCGTCAAATCACACAGTCGCTCTCACGCATCATGTCCGTAATGCACTCGGCTACAAAGCAGGCTGTGCAGGTGATAGCTGCCTCCATTGAGTCGGACAACACTGCCGAGCACACCGTTGAGCATGCCAAATTCTGGGAACTGCTTACACAGGCTTGCGAGCGTGTATACGAACAGGACGATCGTGGCCCGTCGCAGAACTTCAAGGGCATGTTGTCGCAAGCAAACATCGATTTGCAGCAATTGGCGCAGTATTTGTTGGACAAGGAATATGAAATTATGTCCTTGGCTAATCAGAAACAGGAGAAACCTATCTCGCCAATCATTTCCCGCGCCCAACTCATCAAAAAGCAGCTGGAGCAGAAGAATGTGCTGGCTGCGACACTTGAGAATCGCGAGGCGGATATAAAGCAGCTGAAACTGGCTGCCAAACTGAAGCAGAATGAACTCTCAGAGATGCAGATCCGCAAGGACCTAGCCGAGAAGAAACTTTCGGTATTGCAGAGCGAATTCGAACATACGGTGGAAAAATGGAAGCGTCAGTATGAAGAAACACACGCACAGTTAGAGAAGTTGCAGAAGAAGGAGAAGGAGTACGAGGATACACTCGATCATCTGCAGAGCGATATCGAAGCGCTGGAGAGTGAGAAGAGTACATTGCGTGAGAAGCTCAAGTCAACGGGTGGTACTAAACGCTTTGCAGACTCCTCACTCTCATCGACAAGTGGCAGCGGTGGCGCTTTTAGCAGTCACGGAGTTTCTGGCAGCACACCACTCATTGCCGAGGAGCTGCAGCTGCTGAAAACGGTGTTCCATAACGAACGCAGTTCTCGCTTACGCATGCAAGCGCAGCAGATACGCGACAAGCTAAAGAAATTCGAACCAATTTATGTGCCGCAACCTAAAGACAAGCGTATCACTGAACTGGAAGCCGAACTGACGCGCATGAAGCACGCATGGGCGTTATCGCTCCTCCAGGCAGGCCCCAAGCCTGATGCGACCGGCATCGAGTCGATTGTGGCGCTGCAACGGCGCAACCAACAAGTGCCCGCCAAATCGGAGATCTCCTCACGTGCCAGTCACCTGGCAGCCGAAATACTCACAGAATATCTGCAGCGCAATCCACATCGTGCTGCCAACTGCGAATTCGCGGCCTTTCCAACGGTCGAGGTGAAACGAGTGCTGAAGCTATAG